A segment of the Candidatus Brevundimonas phytovorans genome:
CGTGCGCGCGCAGGCAGCGCCCACCGGGGATGACGCGATCGCGCGTCTGTATCGCAGCGCCATGGTCATCGACGGCAATCTGGTCGGTCCGTTCGACGACGCCGCGCCGCTGGACCGCGCCACGGCGGAGCAGGTGCTGGGCTCGGGCCTGACCGCCTTCAAGATGACCATCGGCGGATCGGTCGGCACGTACGACGCGGTCAACACCGACATCGCCGCCTTCGACAAGGCCATCGCGCTCAGCCCCGACGTCTATATGAAGATCCGGACGGCCGACGACCTGCTGGCGGCCAAGCGGGCCCAGCGGGTCGGCGTCATCTATTCGTTCGAGGACGCGGGCATGCTGGACGGCAAGCCGGCCAATATCGACCACTTCAGCGCGCTCGGCGTGCGGGTCATGCAACTCAGCTACAACACCGTTTCGCCCTTCGCTTCCGGGGTCATGGCGCCGCAGCCCTCGGCTGGTCTGACCGCCCTGGGGCATGAGGCGGTGGCCCGGATAAACGCCTGCGGCGTGACGCTGGACCTCAGCCATGCCGACGAACGCTCCAGTCTCGAAGCTTTGGCGGCCTCGACCCGCCCGGCAGCCATCACCCACGCCGGTTGCTACTCAGCCTACGCCCACCCTCGCAACAAGAGCGACGCGGTCCTGCGCGCCGTGGCGGACGGCGGCGGCGTGGTCGGCCTCTATGGGCTGAGCTACATCAGCGCCGGTCCCGAGCAGCAGTCGCTGGACGACTATATGGCCCACATGCTGCACGCCCTGTCGGTCTGCGGCGAGGACCACGTCGGCATCGGCAGCGACGCCGTCCTGACCCCGTTCGACACCTCGCCCGAGAGCATGGCCGAGTGGGACGCCTCGATCGCCGCCCGCAAGGCCGCCGGCGTGTCCGCGCCGGGTGAAGGCCGTCCGCCGTTCGTGACCGGCCTGAACCGGGCCGACCGGGCCGAGGTCATCGCCCGCGCCCTGCTGGATCGCGGCCAGCCCGTGCGGGTGGTCGAAAAGGTGTTGGGCGCCAATTTCCAGCGCCTGTTCGCCGAGACCTGGCGGGTCTGACGCGAGGCCTCAGCCTAGATTTCGCTCTAGGCCCCGCATTCCTTCGGCTTGGTTTCGTCCGGGCCGTACATGGCGCACGACCGGTCGATCTCGCCCTGGATCATGGCGCAGGGGTTGGCGCTGTTGCAGGGCGGGCGGGTGGCGGGGCTGACCTGGATGCAGCGCTCGACCAGCCGCTTCGACCGGGCCTCGCCGATCTCGGCCAGGCAGGAGCCCGGCTCGCCCTCAGGCGCGGCGGGTTCTGACACGACAGGCTCTGGCTTGGGCTCGGTCTTGGGCTTGGGGGGGGCGACCGTGGCAGGCGCGGCGGGCGCCGCCGTGATCGGCACGGCGTCGATCGGCTCTTGCGACAGCTTGGCGTTGACGCCTGCGGGCGGCGGCGCCTCGGCAGGGGCGGGCTGGCCGCAACTGGCCAGGACGACCGAGAGGCCCAGAAGAGCGGCGGCGAGGGCGGGGCGCATGAGGCAGTCTCCGTTCGCAGAAGACCCCACCATGCCTTGATCGGCCCTCGCCGCCTAGCCTGTGCTGTCTAGCGGTCCAGCTTAACGACCCAGAGCCGCGCGTTGCAGGGCGAACAGGTCGGTGCAGCCGATCTCGGCCAGTTGGAACAGGCGGTCGAACTCGGGACGCGAGAAGCCGCGCTTCTCGCCCGTGGCCTGAATCTCGACGATGCCGCCGGCGCCGGTCAGGACGAAGTTGCTGTCGGCCTCGGCGGTGGAGTCTTCCTCATAGTCGAGGTCCAGAACCGGCAGGTCGTTGAAGATGCCGCAGGACACGGCGGCGACCTGATCGATGATGGGGCCGGTCTTCAGCACGCCCTCGTCCTTGAGGTAGTTCAGCGCCACAGCCATGGCCACCCAGGCGCCGGTGATCGAGGCGGTGCGGGTGCCGCCGTCGGCCTGGATGACGTCGCAGTCGATCAGGACCTGACGCTCGCCGAGCGCCTTCAGGTCGACCACGGCGCGCAAGGAGCGGCCGATCAGGCGTTGAATCTCTTGGGTGCGGCCCGACTGCTTGCCGGCGGCGGCTTCACGACGACCGCGCGTG
Coding sequences within it:
- a CDS encoding membrane dipeptidase, which translates into the protein MTWTTHRRAFLAASAAATLAPGAVRAQAAPTGDDAIARLYRSAMVIDGNLVGPFDDAAPLDRATAEQVLGSGLTAFKMTIGGSVGTYDAVNTDIAAFDKAIALSPDVYMKIRTADDLLAAKRAQRVGVIYSFEDAGMLDGKPANIDHFSALGVRVMQLSYNTVSPFASGVMAPQPSAGLTALGHEAVARINACGVTLDLSHADERSSLEALAASTRPAAITHAGCYSAYAHPRNKSDAVLRAVADGGGVVGLYGLSYISAGPEQQSLDDYMAHMLHALSVCGEDHVGIGSDAVLTPFDTSPESMAEWDASIAARKAAGVSAPGEGRPPFVTGLNRADRAEVIARALLDRGQPVRVVEKVLGANFQRLFAETWRV
- the rph gene encoding ribonuclease PH, whose product is MRPSERTPEQLRTVTLETGVNRYAEGSCLVSFGHTKVLCTASIEEKVPGWMRNTGQGWVTAEYGMLPRATHTRGRREAAAGKQSGRTQEIQRLIGRSLRAVVDLKALGERQVLIDCDVIQADGGTRTASITGAWVAMAVALNYLKDEGVLKTGPIIDQVAAVSCGIFNDLPVLDLDYEEDSTAEADSNFVLTGAGGIVEIQATGEKRGFSRPEFDRLFQLAEIGCTDLFALQRAALGR